One part of the Magallana gigas chromosome 5, xbMagGiga1.1, whole genome shotgun sequence genome encodes these proteins:
- the LOC105325166 gene encoding uncharacterized protein — MTMKVLCSIYVAALFISCTMCQRPRAGPGASSRGSSSSGMSENMMNMLLMKSLMGPGGGLMGGNNLMTLMMLGGGEMMPMDDMMSMMMMRRMFSGGMGGGMGSGMASPGASTNAQG, encoded by the exons ATGACAATGAAGGTTTTATGCAGCATATACGTAGCGGCTCTGTTCATTAGTTGTACAATGTGCCAGAGACCGAGGGCTGGACCGGGAGCGAGCTCGAGGGGCTCCTCATCCTCCGGAATGTCAG aaaatatgATGAATATGTTGTTGATGAAATCAT TGATGGGCCCAGGAGGTGGGCTGATGGGTGGAAATAACCTGATGACATTAATGATGCTAGGAGGAGGAGAAATGATGCCGATGGACGATATGATGtcaatgatgatgatgagaaGAATGTTTTCAGGCGGTATGGGAGGTGGTATGGGAAGTGGTATGGCGTCACCAGGCGCTTCAACCAATGCCCAAGGATAA
- the LOC105325164 gene encoding pumilio homolog 2 isoform X3 has protein sequence MNEVSWQNGPRMMANGPHEMAGRQNNNNVPGSRSQDDATVGYFFQRPQTDTELNTYTNKRWAIGDDSIIEHSRNMSTVQDIEKDFHGMSLGREIPNPAKKIWEIQDQPKQGGDQNKPMFPGNPWTAREDTWGNQSEQGALGVDMVEYVLSGSPTRKELDARLRGKGGPPPPFIQNMRKFKMHGPVQEPGMDSQGDKKSNTPSPFEGPDGDRGDEKQENLPPNALLQNGLDEDYRRNSCQSSPNGENQIPGMDSTRMNVKEGEYLENNQQLNFPPPSCQLDHPPFDPVGIDPVQFDYSNQMGIPSSMDSPNFNMDYTQLLQRQQPIAVLTQQQFLASQQQQHLGPAVLHPQYYGVQAPWGIYPANLIQQQGQTTPQPASHHQQQQQQLMRGQNGRLTPNQSESNMPPQQPNMNQQLPTPPNPQYQILAPAYYDQNGQLIMNPRGLNTPVRLVSPAPVLVSAATAAVSQQGGTSNPLRLLTTQAQQLQTSTPVNFSNNNTNNPNHMGQRRDSLDYKGRQQMPPLNQFYGSMGNMSGSPAGPMGLVQPGQSMTPPPSLSGSSSNLSLAGLSGGNRMYNAAPGAEATKFRNNPVGSNGFFSGSSLFPSRNMITRSSLSKEGTGRSRLLEDFRNNRIPNLQLKDLNNHVVEFSQDQHGSRFIQQKLERASPQEKNVVFNEILAHAYSLMTDVFGNYVIQKFFEFGSNEQKQTLAQRLRGHVLPLALQMYGCRVIQKALETIPSDLQVEIVKELDGHVVKCVKDQNGNHVVQKCIECVDPIHLQFIIDAFKGQVLALSTHPYGCRVIQRILEHCTKEQITPIMEELHQTTERLVQDQYGNYVVQHVLEHGSHDDKSKIVAEIRGKVLVLSQHKFASNVVEKCVSYSSRAEKAMLIEEVCALTDGPQSALYIMMKDQFANYVVQKMIDVAEPKQRNILMHKIRPHIATLRKYTYGKHILAKLEKFFMKNNSDLGPIGMPPNGALP, from the exons ATGAACGAAGTGTCTTGGCAGAACGGACCGCGAATGATGGCCAACGGACCTCATGAAATGGCGGGTAGACAAAACAATAACAATGTGCCTGGAAGTCGGTCGCAAGACGATGCTACGGTCGGATACTTTTTCCAGCGGCCCCAAACTGACACGGAACTTAACACCTACACTAATAAAAGATGGGCCATTGGAGATGACAGCATAATCGAACAT TCTCGAAATATGTCAACAGTGCAGgatattgaaaaagattttcatGGGATGTCTTTAGGAAGAGAG ATTCCTAACCCAGCAAAAAAGATTTGGGAGATACAGGATCAACCCAAGCAGGGAGGAGATCAAAATAAGCCTATGTTTCCAGGGAATCCATGGACGGCGAGAGAAGACACATGGGGAAATCAGTCAG AGCAAGGAGCTTTAGGAGTAGATATGGTTGAGTATGTCTTGAGTGGATCTCCCACAAGAAAAGAACTGGATGCTCGACTTCGAGGGAAAGGAGGCCCACCACCGCctttcattcaaaat atgagAAAATTCAAG ATGCATGGACCAGTGCAAGAACCTGGAATGGATTCTCAGGGAGATAAGAAAAGTAATACTCCATCTCCTTTTGAAGGACCAGATGGAGACAGGGGGGATGAAAAGCAGGAAAACCTACCACCAAATGCTTTGTTGCAAAATGGCTTAGATGAGGATTATAG aagaaacaGTTGCCAAAGCTCTCCTAATGGTGAAAATCAAATCCCTGGAATGGATTCAACCAGAATGAATGTAAAGGAAGGAGAATATCTAGAGAACAATCAGCAACTTAATTTTCCTCCCCCGAGCTGCCAGCTTGATCACCCTCCCTTTGATCCTGTAGGAATTGATCCAGTACAGTTTGACTACAGCAACCAAATGGGGATACCATCTTCCATGGACAGTCCAAATTTCAACATGGATTACACCCAG tTGCTGCAGAGACAGCAGCCGATTGCTGTATTAACTCAACAGCAGTTCCTTGCTTCACAGCAGCAGCAGCATCTTG GACCAGCAGTACTTCATCCTCAGTATTACGGTGTTCAGGCCCCCTGGGGCATATATCCTGCCAATTTAATCCAGCAACAAGGGCAGACAACTCCACAGCCAGCATCACATCATCAACAACAGCAGCAACAGCTAATGAGGGGACAGAACGGGCGTTTAACCCCCAATCAGAGTGAATCGAATATGCCACCCCAACAGCCAAATATGAATCAGCAGTTGCCTACCCCACCAA atCCGCAGTATCAGATTTTGGCTCCAGCTTATTATGACCAAAATGGACAACTGATCATGAATCCTAGAGGTCTCAATACTCCAGTACGCCTTGTTTCACCTGCTCCGGTCCTAGTCAGTGCAGCCACTGCTGCAGTTAGTCAACAAG GTGGAACAAGCAACCCTCTTCGTCTTCTAACTACTCAGGCACAACAATTACAGACATCAACACCAGTCAACTTTTCAAACAATAACACCAACAATCCAAACCATATGG gaCAGAGAAGGGATTCTTTGGATTACAAGGGACGTCAACAAATGCCTCCTCTGAATCAGTTTTACGGCTCTATGGGAAACATGTCAGGTTCTCCCGCTGGACCTATGGGACTGGTACAGCCAGGGCAAAGCATGACCCCTCCTCCATCTCTCTCTGGGTCCTCATCCAACTTGTCTCTAG CAGGACTTTCTGGAGGAAATAGAATGTATAATGCTGCTCCTGGTGCAGAGGCAACAAAATTCAGAAACAATCCAGTGGGATCTAATGGTTTTTTCTCCGGATCCTCCCTTTTTCCAAGTAGAAACATGATCACAAGAAG ctCGTTGTCCAAAGAAGGAACTGGAAGGAGTCGTTTACTAGAGGACTTCAGAAATAACAGAATACCAAACCTGCAGCTGAAGGACCTTAATAACCATGTAGTGGAATTTTCTCAAGACCAGCATGGATCTAG ATTCATTCAGCAGAAACTAGAGAGAGCCTCCCCACAAGAGAAAAATGTGGTTTTTAATGAAATCCTGGCACACGCTTACAGTTTGATGACGGATGTATTTGGCAACTATGTCATCCAGAAGTTTTTTGAGTTTGGCAgcaatgaacaaaaacaaacttTAGCTCAGCGTCTAAGAGGCCATGTTTTACCCCTGGCATTGCAGATGTATGGTTGTCGTGTCATTCAGAAAGCCTTGGAAACCATTCCATCAGACCTCCAGGTGGAAATAGTGAAAGAACTTGATGGCCATGTAGTTAAATGTGTGAAAGATCAAAATGGCAACCATGTTGTGCAAAAGTGCATTGAATGTGTTGACCCCATTCATTTACAGTTCATTATCGATGCATTTAAAGGGCAG GTTCTTGCATTGTCCACTCATCCCTATGGTTGTCGAGTCATTCAGAGAATACTGGAACACTGCACTAAAGAACAGATTACACCAATCATGGAGGAGCTGCACCAGACGACAGAGAGACTGGTACAGGATCAGTACGGGAACTACGTGGTCCAGCATGTTCTAGAGCATGGATCCCATGATGACAAGAGTAAAATTGTGGCAGAGATTCGAGGAAAAGTCTTGGTCCTAAGTCAGCACAAGTTTGCAAG TAATGTTGTAGAGAAATGCGTTTCATATTCCTCAAGGGCCGAGAAAGCAATGCTTATTGAAGAAGTGTGCGCTTTAACTGATGG gCCACAGAGTGCTCTCTACATAATGATGAAAGACCAGTTCGCAAATTATGTTGTGCAGAAAATGATCGACGTGGCAGAGCCCAAACAACGCAATATTTTGATGCACAAAATTCGTCCCCATATTGCGACGCTCAGAAAGTATACATACGGCAAACACATTTTAGCTAAATTGGAAAAATTCTTCATGAAAAATAATTCGGACCTTGGACCCATAGGAATGCCGCCAAACGGGGCTCTTCCTTGA
- the LOC105325164 gene encoding pumilio homolog 2 isoform X1 codes for MNEVSWQNGPRMMANGPHEMAGRQNNNNVPGSRSQDDATVGYFFQRPQTDTELNTYTNKRWAIGDDSIIEHSRNMSTVQDIEKDFHGMSLGREIPNPAKKIWEIQDQPKQGGDQNKPMFPGNPWTAREDTWGNQSEQGALGVDMVEYVLSGSPTRKELDARLRGKGGPPPPFIQNMRKFKMHGPVQEPGMDSQGDKKSNTPSPFEGPDGDRGDEKQENLPPNALLQNGLDEDYRRNSCQSSPNGENQIPGMDSTRMNVKEGEYLENNQQLNFPPPSCQLDHPPFDPVGIDPVQFDYSNQMGIPSSMDSPNFNMDYTQLLQRQQPIAVLTQQQFLASQQQQHLGLTAAAITPSPYVISQDPYAVGIPIAGPAVLHPQYYGVQAPWGIYPANLIQQQGQTTPQPASHHQQQQQQLMRGQNGRLTPNQSESNMPPQQPNMNQQLPTPPNPQYQILAPAYYDQNGQLIMNPRGLNTPVRLVSPAPVLVSAATAAVSQQGGTSNPLRLLTTQAQQLQTSTPVNFSNNNTNNPNHMGQRRDSLDYKGRQQMPPLNQFYGSMGNMSGSPAGPMGLVQPGQSMTPPPSLSGSSSNLSLAGLSGGNRMYNAAPGAEATKFRNNPVGSNGFFSGSSLFPSRNMITRSSLSKEGTGRSRLLEDFRNNRIPNLQLKDLNNHVVEFSQDQHGSRFIQQKLERASPQEKNVVFNEILAHAYSLMTDVFGNYVIQKFFEFGSNEQKQTLAQRLRGHVLPLALQMYGCRVIQKALETIPSDLQVEIVKELDGHVVKCVKDQNGNHVVQKCIECVDPIHLQFIIDAFKGQVLALSTHPYGCRVIQRILEHCTKEQITPIMEELHQTTERLVQDQYGNYVVQHVLEHGSHDDKSKIVAEIRGKVLVLSQHKFASNVVEKCVSYSSRAEKAMLIEEVCALTDGPQSALYIMMKDQFANYVVQKMIDVAEPKQRNILMHKIRPHIATLRKYTYGKHILAKLEKFFMKNNSDLGPIGMPPNGALP; via the exons ATGAACGAAGTGTCTTGGCAGAACGGACCGCGAATGATGGCCAACGGACCTCATGAAATGGCGGGTAGACAAAACAATAACAATGTGCCTGGAAGTCGGTCGCAAGACGATGCTACGGTCGGATACTTTTTCCAGCGGCCCCAAACTGACACGGAACTTAACACCTACACTAATAAAAGATGGGCCATTGGAGATGACAGCATAATCGAACAT TCTCGAAATATGTCAACAGTGCAGgatattgaaaaagattttcatGGGATGTCTTTAGGAAGAGAG ATTCCTAACCCAGCAAAAAAGATTTGGGAGATACAGGATCAACCCAAGCAGGGAGGAGATCAAAATAAGCCTATGTTTCCAGGGAATCCATGGACGGCGAGAGAAGACACATGGGGAAATCAGTCAG AGCAAGGAGCTTTAGGAGTAGATATGGTTGAGTATGTCTTGAGTGGATCTCCCACAAGAAAAGAACTGGATGCTCGACTTCGAGGGAAAGGAGGCCCACCACCGCctttcattcaaaat atgagAAAATTCAAG ATGCATGGACCAGTGCAAGAACCTGGAATGGATTCTCAGGGAGATAAGAAAAGTAATACTCCATCTCCTTTTGAAGGACCAGATGGAGACAGGGGGGATGAAAAGCAGGAAAACCTACCACCAAATGCTTTGTTGCAAAATGGCTTAGATGAGGATTATAG aagaaacaGTTGCCAAAGCTCTCCTAATGGTGAAAATCAAATCCCTGGAATGGATTCAACCAGAATGAATGTAAAGGAAGGAGAATATCTAGAGAACAATCAGCAACTTAATTTTCCTCCCCCGAGCTGCCAGCTTGATCACCCTCCCTTTGATCCTGTAGGAATTGATCCAGTACAGTTTGACTACAGCAACCAAATGGGGATACCATCTTCCATGGACAGTCCAAATTTCAACATGGATTACACCCAG tTGCTGCAGAGACAGCAGCCGATTGCTGTATTAACTCAACAGCAGTTCCTTGCTTCACAGCAGCAGCAGCATCTTG GGTTGACTGCTGCAGCCATTACTCCATCCCCGTATGTTATCAGCCAGGATCCTTATGCTGTGGGCATACCTATAGCAG GACCAGCAGTACTTCATCCTCAGTATTACGGTGTTCAGGCCCCCTGGGGCATATATCCTGCCAATTTAATCCAGCAACAAGGGCAGACAACTCCACAGCCAGCATCACATCATCAACAACAGCAGCAACAGCTAATGAGGGGACAGAACGGGCGTTTAACCCCCAATCAGAGTGAATCGAATATGCCACCCCAACAGCCAAATATGAATCAGCAGTTGCCTACCCCACCAA atCCGCAGTATCAGATTTTGGCTCCAGCTTATTATGACCAAAATGGACAACTGATCATGAATCCTAGAGGTCTCAATACTCCAGTACGCCTTGTTTCACCTGCTCCGGTCCTAGTCAGTGCAGCCACTGCTGCAGTTAGTCAACAAG GTGGAACAAGCAACCCTCTTCGTCTTCTAACTACTCAGGCACAACAATTACAGACATCAACACCAGTCAACTTTTCAAACAATAACACCAACAATCCAAACCATATGG gaCAGAGAAGGGATTCTTTGGATTACAAGGGACGTCAACAAATGCCTCCTCTGAATCAGTTTTACGGCTCTATGGGAAACATGTCAGGTTCTCCCGCTGGACCTATGGGACTGGTACAGCCAGGGCAAAGCATGACCCCTCCTCCATCTCTCTCTGGGTCCTCATCCAACTTGTCTCTAG CAGGACTTTCTGGAGGAAATAGAATGTATAATGCTGCTCCTGGTGCAGAGGCAACAAAATTCAGAAACAATCCAGTGGGATCTAATGGTTTTTTCTCCGGATCCTCCCTTTTTCCAAGTAGAAACATGATCACAAGAAG ctCGTTGTCCAAAGAAGGAACTGGAAGGAGTCGTTTACTAGAGGACTTCAGAAATAACAGAATACCAAACCTGCAGCTGAAGGACCTTAATAACCATGTAGTGGAATTTTCTCAAGACCAGCATGGATCTAG ATTCATTCAGCAGAAACTAGAGAGAGCCTCCCCACAAGAGAAAAATGTGGTTTTTAATGAAATCCTGGCACACGCTTACAGTTTGATGACGGATGTATTTGGCAACTATGTCATCCAGAAGTTTTTTGAGTTTGGCAgcaatgaacaaaaacaaacttTAGCTCAGCGTCTAAGAGGCCATGTTTTACCCCTGGCATTGCAGATGTATGGTTGTCGTGTCATTCAGAAAGCCTTGGAAACCATTCCATCAGACCTCCAGGTGGAAATAGTGAAAGAACTTGATGGCCATGTAGTTAAATGTGTGAAAGATCAAAATGGCAACCATGTTGTGCAAAAGTGCATTGAATGTGTTGACCCCATTCATTTACAGTTCATTATCGATGCATTTAAAGGGCAG GTTCTTGCATTGTCCACTCATCCCTATGGTTGTCGAGTCATTCAGAGAATACTGGAACACTGCACTAAAGAACAGATTACACCAATCATGGAGGAGCTGCACCAGACGACAGAGAGACTGGTACAGGATCAGTACGGGAACTACGTGGTCCAGCATGTTCTAGAGCATGGATCCCATGATGACAAGAGTAAAATTGTGGCAGAGATTCGAGGAAAAGTCTTGGTCCTAAGTCAGCACAAGTTTGCAAG TAATGTTGTAGAGAAATGCGTTTCATATTCCTCAAGGGCCGAGAAAGCAATGCTTATTGAAGAAGTGTGCGCTTTAACTGATGG gCCACAGAGTGCTCTCTACATAATGATGAAAGACCAGTTCGCAAATTATGTTGTGCAGAAAATGATCGACGTGGCAGAGCCCAAACAACGCAATATTTTGATGCACAAAATTCGTCCCCATATTGCGACGCTCAGAAAGTATACATACGGCAAACACATTTTAGCTAAATTGGAAAAATTCTTCATGAAAAATAATTCGGACCTTGGACCCATAGGAATGCCGCCAAACGGGGCTCTTCCTTGA
- the LOC105325164 gene encoding pumilio homolog 2 isoform X2, with protein MNEVSWQNGPRMMANGPHEMAGRQNNNNVPGSRSQDDATVGYFFQRPQTDTELNTYTNKRWAIGDDSIIEHSRNMSTVQDIEKDFHGMSLGREIPNPAKKIWEIQDQPKQGGDQNKPMFPGNPWTAREDTWGNQSEQGALGVDMVEYVLSGSPTRKELDARLRGKGGPPPPFIQNMRKFKMHGPVQEPGMDSQGDKKSNTPSPFEGPDGDRGDEKQENLPPNALLQNGLDEDYRRNSCQSSPNGENQIPGMDSTRMNVKEGEYLENNQQLNFPPPSCQLDHPPFDPVGIDPVQFDYSNQMGIPSSMDSPNFNMDYTQLLQRQQPIAVLTQQQFLASQQQQHLGLTAAAITPSPYVISQDPYAVGIPIAGPAVLHPQYYGVQAPWGIYPANLIQQQGQTTPQPASHHQQQQQQLMRGQNGRLTPNQSESNMPPQQPNMNQQLPTPPNPQYQILAPAYYDQNGQLIMNPRGLNTPVRLVSPAPVLVSAATAAVSQQGGTSNPLRLLTTQAQQLQTSTPVNFSNNNTNNPNHMGQRRDSLDYKGRQQMPPLNQFYGSMGNMSGSPAGPMGLVQPGQSMTPPPSLSGSSSNLSLGLSGGNRMYNAAPGAEATKFRNNPVGSNGFFSGSSLFPSRNMITRSSLSKEGTGRSRLLEDFRNNRIPNLQLKDLNNHVVEFSQDQHGSRFIQQKLERASPQEKNVVFNEILAHAYSLMTDVFGNYVIQKFFEFGSNEQKQTLAQRLRGHVLPLALQMYGCRVIQKALETIPSDLQVEIVKELDGHVVKCVKDQNGNHVVQKCIECVDPIHLQFIIDAFKGQVLALSTHPYGCRVIQRILEHCTKEQITPIMEELHQTTERLVQDQYGNYVVQHVLEHGSHDDKSKIVAEIRGKVLVLSQHKFASNVVEKCVSYSSRAEKAMLIEEVCALTDGPQSALYIMMKDQFANYVVQKMIDVAEPKQRNILMHKIRPHIATLRKYTYGKHILAKLEKFFMKNNSDLGPIGMPPNGALP; from the exons ATGAACGAAGTGTCTTGGCAGAACGGACCGCGAATGATGGCCAACGGACCTCATGAAATGGCGGGTAGACAAAACAATAACAATGTGCCTGGAAGTCGGTCGCAAGACGATGCTACGGTCGGATACTTTTTCCAGCGGCCCCAAACTGACACGGAACTTAACACCTACACTAATAAAAGATGGGCCATTGGAGATGACAGCATAATCGAACAT TCTCGAAATATGTCAACAGTGCAGgatattgaaaaagattttcatGGGATGTCTTTAGGAAGAGAG ATTCCTAACCCAGCAAAAAAGATTTGGGAGATACAGGATCAACCCAAGCAGGGAGGAGATCAAAATAAGCCTATGTTTCCAGGGAATCCATGGACGGCGAGAGAAGACACATGGGGAAATCAGTCAG AGCAAGGAGCTTTAGGAGTAGATATGGTTGAGTATGTCTTGAGTGGATCTCCCACAAGAAAAGAACTGGATGCTCGACTTCGAGGGAAAGGAGGCCCACCACCGCctttcattcaaaat atgagAAAATTCAAG ATGCATGGACCAGTGCAAGAACCTGGAATGGATTCTCAGGGAGATAAGAAAAGTAATACTCCATCTCCTTTTGAAGGACCAGATGGAGACAGGGGGGATGAAAAGCAGGAAAACCTACCACCAAATGCTTTGTTGCAAAATGGCTTAGATGAGGATTATAG aagaaacaGTTGCCAAAGCTCTCCTAATGGTGAAAATCAAATCCCTGGAATGGATTCAACCAGAATGAATGTAAAGGAAGGAGAATATCTAGAGAACAATCAGCAACTTAATTTTCCTCCCCCGAGCTGCCAGCTTGATCACCCTCCCTTTGATCCTGTAGGAATTGATCCAGTACAGTTTGACTACAGCAACCAAATGGGGATACCATCTTCCATGGACAGTCCAAATTTCAACATGGATTACACCCAG tTGCTGCAGAGACAGCAGCCGATTGCTGTATTAACTCAACAGCAGTTCCTTGCTTCACAGCAGCAGCAGCATCTTG GGTTGACTGCTGCAGCCATTACTCCATCCCCGTATGTTATCAGCCAGGATCCTTATGCTGTGGGCATACCTATAGCAG GACCAGCAGTACTTCATCCTCAGTATTACGGTGTTCAGGCCCCCTGGGGCATATATCCTGCCAATTTAATCCAGCAACAAGGGCAGACAACTCCACAGCCAGCATCACATCATCAACAACAGCAGCAACAGCTAATGAGGGGACAGAACGGGCGTTTAACCCCCAATCAGAGTGAATCGAATATGCCACCCCAACAGCCAAATATGAATCAGCAGTTGCCTACCCCACCAA atCCGCAGTATCAGATTTTGGCTCCAGCTTATTATGACCAAAATGGACAACTGATCATGAATCCTAGAGGTCTCAATACTCCAGTACGCCTTGTTTCACCTGCTCCGGTCCTAGTCAGTGCAGCCACTGCTGCAGTTAGTCAACAAG GTGGAACAAGCAACCCTCTTCGTCTTCTAACTACTCAGGCACAACAATTACAGACATCAACACCAGTCAACTTTTCAAACAATAACACCAACAATCCAAACCATATGG gaCAGAGAAGGGATTCTTTGGATTACAAGGGACGTCAACAAATGCCTCCTCTGAATCAGTTTTACGGCTCTATGGGAAACATGTCAGGTTCTCCCGCTGGACCTATGGGACTGGTACAGCCAGGGCAAAGCATGACCCCTCCTCCATCTCTCTCTGGGTCCTCATCCAACTTGTCTCTAG GACTTTCTGGAGGAAATAGAATGTATAATGCTGCTCCTGGTGCAGAGGCAACAAAATTCAGAAACAATCCAGTGGGATCTAATGGTTTTTTCTCCGGATCCTCCCTTTTTCCAAGTAGAAACATGATCACAAGAAG ctCGTTGTCCAAAGAAGGAACTGGAAGGAGTCGTTTACTAGAGGACTTCAGAAATAACAGAATACCAAACCTGCAGCTGAAGGACCTTAATAACCATGTAGTGGAATTTTCTCAAGACCAGCATGGATCTAG ATTCATTCAGCAGAAACTAGAGAGAGCCTCCCCACAAGAGAAAAATGTGGTTTTTAATGAAATCCTGGCACACGCTTACAGTTTGATGACGGATGTATTTGGCAACTATGTCATCCAGAAGTTTTTTGAGTTTGGCAgcaatgaacaaaaacaaacttTAGCTCAGCGTCTAAGAGGCCATGTTTTACCCCTGGCATTGCAGATGTATGGTTGTCGTGTCATTCAGAAAGCCTTGGAAACCATTCCATCAGACCTCCAGGTGGAAATAGTGAAAGAACTTGATGGCCATGTAGTTAAATGTGTGAAAGATCAAAATGGCAACCATGTTGTGCAAAAGTGCATTGAATGTGTTGACCCCATTCATTTACAGTTCATTATCGATGCATTTAAAGGGCAG GTTCTTGCATTGTCCACTCATCCCTATGGTTGTCGAGTCATTCAGAGAATACTGGAACACTGCACTAAAGAACAGATTACACCAATCATGGAGGAGCTGCACCAGACGACAGAGAGACTGGTACAGGATCAGTACGGGAACTACGTGGTCCAGCATGTTCTAGAGCATGGATCCCATGATGACAAGAGTAAAATTGTGGCAGAGATTCGAGGAAAAGTCTTGGTCCTAAGTCAGCACAAGTTTGCAAG TAATGTTGTAGAGAAATGCGTTTCATATTCCTCAAGGGCCGAGAAAGCAATGCTTATTGAAGAAGTGTGCGCTTTAACTGATGG gCCACAGAGTGCTCTCTACATAATGATGAAAGACCAGTTCGCAAATTATGTTGTGCAGAAAATGATCGACGTGGCAGAGCCCAAACAACGCAATATTTTGATGCACAAAATTCGTCCCCATATTGCGACGCTCAGAAAGTATACATACGGCAAACACATTTTAGCTAAATTGGAAAAATTCTTCATGAAAAATAATTCGGACCTTGGACCCATAGGAATGCCGCCAAACGGGGCTCTTCCTTGA